In one Trichlorobacter lovleyi SZ genomic region, the following are encoded:
- the miaB gene encoding tRNA (N6-isopentenyl adenosine(37)-C2)-methylthiotransferase MiaB, with amino-acid sequence MNHKKLYIDTVGCQMNVNDSERIVTMLQPLGYTQTSRRHEAALILFNTCTVRAGAEECLLQNIANLKNLKRKKPGTLIGVAGCVAQQMGAELLQKFPWVDLVFGTHNLHLVPEMVKDAEAGRRRAETDFLDSSERLDLFPPIEGRKRVSAFVTVMQGCDNFCSYCIVPYVRGREISRRFAEILQEVQDLAAQGLREVVLLGQNVNSYGLKGEEQPSFAELVRAVAAVSGIDRVRFVTSHPKDMSDDLIACFADLAKLCGSLHLPAQAGNNRILKAMNRGYSREHYLETIYKLRQARPEIKITGDMIVGFPGETEAEFEETLSLMEEVRYFDLFSFVYSPRPGTKAAELSDELAKEVKLARLDRLQKLQAVHSRIHNETYVGSTQQVLVEGLAKRHGQVSGRCDSGRIVNLAGSPALIGKLVDVKILEGYANSLLGELL; translated from the coding sequence ATGAACCATAAAAAACTCTACATTGATACGGTTGGCTGTCAGATGAATGTCAACGATTCTGAGCGGATTGTGACCATGCTGCAGCCATTGGGCTATACCCAGACAAGCCGCAGGCATGAGGCCGCTCTGATTCTGTTCAATACCTGCACGGTGCGGGCCGGGGCAGAGGAGTGTCTGCTTCAGAACATTGCCAACCTGAAGAACCTGAAGCGTAAAAAGCCCGGTACCCTGATCGGGGTGGCCGGTTGTGTTGCCCAGCAGATGGGGGCAGAACTGCTGCAGAAATTTCCCTGGGTGGATCTGGTATTTGGTACCCATAACCTGCATCTGGTGCCGGAGATGGTAAAAGATGCCGAAGCCGGCAGGCGACGGGCTGAGACCGATTTTCTGGACAGCAGCGAACGGCTTGACCTGTTTCCGCCCATTGAAGGGCGTAAACGGGTCTCTGCCTTTGTCACTGTGATGCAGGGCTGCGATAACTTCTGCTCCTACTGCATTGTCCCCTATGTGCGGGGCAGGGAGATCAGCCGTCGCTTTGCCGAGATCCTGCAGGAGGTGCAGGATCTGGCTGCTCAGGGGTTGCGGGAAGTGGTACTGCTGGGTCAGAACGTCAATTCCTACGGTCTGAAAGGGGAGGAACAGCCTTCCTTTGCAGAGCTTGTCAGGGCGGTGGCGGCTGTATCCGGTATCGATCGGGTCAGGTTTGTGACCTCCCACCCCAAGGATATGTCTGATGACCTGATCGCCTGCTTTGCTGATCTAGCCAAGCTGTGCGGTTCTCTGCATTTGCCGGCCCAGGCCGGTAACAACCGGATACTGAAGGCGATGAACCGTGGCTACAGCCGCGAACACTATCTGGAAACTATTTACAAACTGCGTCAGGCACGGCCGGAGATCAAGATTACCGGTGACATGATTGTCGGGTTTCCGGGTGAGACCGAAGCAGAGTTTGAAGAGACCCTTTCCCTGATGGAAGAGGTGCGCTATTTTGACCTATTTTCCTTTGTCTATTCACCCCGGCCCGGCACCAAGGCTGCTGAGCTGAGTGATGAGCTGGCCAAAGAGGTTAAGCTGGCACGGCTGGACCGGCTGCAGAAGCTGCAGGCTGTGCATTCCCGTATCCATAATGAGACTTATGTCGGTTCGACCCAGCAGGTGCTGGTGGAGGGACTGGCCAAGCGGCATGGACAGGTTAGTGGCCGCTGCGACAGCGGCCGGATCGTTAATCTGGCAGGTTCACCAGCCCTGATCGGCAAACTGGTGGATGTGAAGATTCTGGAAGGATATGCCAACTCGTTGCTGGGTGAGTTGTTATAA
- a CDS encoding glutamine--tRNA ligase/YqeY domain fusion protein yields the protein MSTETVTPTANFLRTIVSDDLASGKHQTVVTRFPPEPNGYLHIGHAKSICLNFGLARDFGGQCHLRFDDTNPVKEETEYIESIKESVRWLGFDWGEHLYHASEYFEQLYQWAEYLIQQGKAYVDELTPEQMKEYRGTLTEPGKDSPFRSRTVEENLDQFRRMRAGEFPDGMKVLRARIDMASPNMNLRDPVLYRILHTSHPHVGDAWCIYPMYDFTHGQSDAIEGITHSICTLEFESHRPLYEWFLDNLPVPAKPRQYEFARLNLSYTVMSKRKLQELVQTGLVNGWDDPRMPTIMGLKRRGFTPAAIRTFCDRIGVGRSDAWIGYELLEDCVRNDLNENALRAMAVLHPIKLIIDNYPEDQVDQFEVANHPSKPELGVRKLPFSKEILIDADDFMENPSKGFHRLTIGGEVKLKYAYVVKCTGMVKDEHGRVVELHADYDPGSTNGPMTSDGRKIKGVIHWLSARHAATVEARLFDRLFSDANPDRGGADYKQFLNPESLQTLPQCRVEASLLDAAPGQSFQFERLGYFCADQKDSQPGKPVFNRVVTLRDTWGAKN from the coding sequence ATGAGCACTGAAACCGTTACTCCAACAGCAAACTTTCTGCGTACCATTGTCAGTGACGACCTTGCCAGCGGCAAGCATCAGACCGTGGTGACCCGTTTTCCGCCTGAGCCCAACGGCTACCTGCATATCGGCCATGCCAAGTCGATCTGTCTTAACTTTGGCCTGGCCCGTGACTTTGGGGGCCAGTGTCACCTGCGCTTTGATGACACCAATCCGGTCAAGGAAGAGACCGAGTATATTGAGTCGATCAAGGAGAGTGTGCGCTGGCTGGGGTTTGACTGGGGGGAGCACCTCTACCATGCCTCTGAGTACTTTGAGCAGCTCTACCAGTGGGCCGAGTATCTGATCCAGCAGGGCAAGGCCTATGTTGATGAGTTGACGCCGGAGCAGATGAAGGAGTATCGCGGTACCCTGACCGAACCGGGCAAAGACTCTCCCTTTCGCAGCCGTACGGTGGAGGAAAACCTGGACCAGTTCCGCAGGATGCGGGCCGGTGAGTTTCCTGACGGCATGAAAGTGTTGCGGGCCAGGATCGACATGGCCTCTCCCAACATGAACCTGCGTGACCCGGTGCTGTACCGGATTCTGCATACCAGTCACCCCCATGTGGGGGATGCCTGGTGCATCTACCCGATGTATGACTTTACCCATGGTCAGTCCGATGCCATTGAGGGGATCACCCACTCCATCTGTACCCTGGAGTTTGAATCTCACCGCCCGTTGTACGAATGGTTCCTGGACAACCTGCCGGTGCCTGCCAAACCGCGCCAGTATGAGTTTGCCCGCCTGAACCTCTCCTACACCGTGATGAGCAAACGCAAGCTGCAGGAACTGGTACAGACCGGCCTGGTCAACGGTTGGGATGATCCCCGCATGCCCACCATCATGGGGCTCAAGCGTCGTGGTTTTACTCCGGCTGCGATCCGTACCTTCTGTGACCGGATCGGGGTTGGCCGCAGTGATGCCTGGATCGGCTATGAGCTGCTGGAGGATTGCGTCAGAAATGATCTGAATGAGAACGCTTTGCGGGCCATGGCCGTGCTACACCCGATCAAGCTGATCATTGATAATTATCCTGAAGATCAGGTGGATCAGTTTGAGGTGGCAAATCATCCATCAAAGCCTGAACTAGGTGTGCGCAAGCTACCGTTCTCAAAAGAGATCCTTATTGATGCGGATGACTTTATGGAGAACCCGTCCAAGGGGTTCCATCGCCTGACCATAGGCGGTGAAGTCAAGCTGAAGTATGCCTACGTGGTCAAGTGTACCGGAATGGTCAAGGATGAGCACGGCAGGGTGGTTGAGCTGCATGCCGACTATGATCCCGGCTCAACCAATGGGCCGATGACCTCTGACGGTCGCAAGATCAAAGGGGTGATCCACTGGCTTTCAGCCCGCCATGCTGCAACCGTGGAGGCCCGTCTGTTTGACCGCCTGTTCAGCGATGCCAACCCTGACCGCGGCGGTGCCGATTACAAGCAGTTCCTGAACCCTGAGTCGCTGCAGACCCTGCCGCAGTGCCGGGTTGAAGCATCGCTGCTGGATGCAGCGCCTGGCCAGAGCTTCCAGTTTGAACGTCTGGGCTATTTCTGCGCTGACCAGAAGGATTCGCAGCCGGGTAAACCGGTCTTTAACCGAGTTGTGACGCTACGCGACACTTGGGGAGCAAAAAACTAA
- the der gene encoding ribosome biogenesis GTPase Der translates to MKSIVAIVGRPNVGKSTLFNRIVGERRAIVDDMPGVTRDRNYAVVERYDKPFILVDTGGFEPVTEDRMLQQMREQSLLAMEEADVILFLMDAKQGLTPADNEVASMLRRVDKPVFYVVNKVDGEKVENEAAEFYALGIDNMHTISAAHNRGIRDLLDEIMALLPDEPLPGEDEVTNIAVVGRPNVGKSSLVNRLLGFERVVANPVAGTTRDSVDTFFTCNKKRYCLIDTAGIRRKGKTSQKLEKYSVVDALKSIERADVALIVLNAEDGITEQDKHIAGYVYEAGRACVFVVNKWDTLEKDNKTIGKFVEQIQYEFKFLAFAPIVFVSARTGQRIHKVMEEAAEVAEQYSRRVTTSELNRVFKEAVEAHHAPLHHARRVKFYFATQVGVKPPTFAIFTNQPDGVLTPYQRYLGNRFRDAFGFKGTPFRLLFRGRERKTADGRERKLSKQ, encoded by the coding sequence ATGAAATCAATAGTAGCAATAGTAGGACGTCCCAATGTGGGCAAATCAACCCTGTTCAACCGGATTGTGGGGGAGCGCAGGGCGATTGTTGATGATATGCCCGGCGTGACCCGTGATCGCAACTATGCGGTGGTGGAACGCTACGACAAGCCGTTTATTCTGGTGGATACCGGCGGATTTGAGCCGGTGACCGAGGACCGCATGTTGCAGCAGATGCGGGAACAGTCGCTTTTGGCCATGGAAGAGGCGGATGTGATCCTGTTTCTGATGGATGCCAAGCAGGGGCTGACCCCCGCAGACAATGAGGTCGCCTCGATGCTGCGGCGGGTGGATAAGCCGGTCTTTTATGTGGTCAACAAGGTGGATGGTGAGAAGGTCGAGAACGAGGCTGCGGAGTTCTATGCCCTGGGTATCGACAACATGCACACCATCTCGGCCGCCCATAATCGCGGTATCCGGGATCTGCTGGATGAAATTATGGCGTTGCTGCCTGATGAACCGTTGCCGGGTGAAGATGAGGTGACCAATATTGCAGTGGTGGGGCGCCCCAATGTGGGCAAGTCCTCGCTGGTCAACCGGTTGCTCGGCTTTGAGCGGGTGGTGGCCAACCCTGTTGCAGGAACTACCCGCGATTCGGTGGATACGTTTTTTACCTGCAACAAGAAACGGTACTGCCTGATTGATACGGCCGGTATCCGGCGTAAGGGCAAGACCAGCCAGAAACTTGAAAAATACAGCGTGGTTGATGCCTTGAAGAGTATTGAACGGGCTGATGTAGCCCTGATTGTGTTGAATGCGGAAGACGGCATCACTGAGCAGGACAAGCATATTGCCGGTTATGTTTACGAGGCAGGCCGCGCCTGTGTATTTGTAGTCAACAAATGGGACACCCTTGAAAAGGACAACAAGACCATCGGCAAGTTTGTGGAGCAGATCCAGTATGAATTCAAGTTTCTGGCCTTTGCACCTATTGTCTTTGTCTCAGCCAGGACCGGTCAGCGGATTCATAAGGTGATGGAAGAGGCGGCAGAGGTTGCAGAGCAGTATTCCCGCCGGGTTACCACCTCGGAGTTGAACCGTGTCTTCAAGGAAGCGGTGGAGGCACACCATGCTCCACTGCATCATGCCCGTCGGGTCAAGTTCTATTTTGCCACCCAGGTGGGGGTCAAGCCGCCCACCTTTGCCATCTTTACCAATCAACCCGACGGGGTGCTGACGCCGTACCAGCGCTATCTGGGCAACCGCTTCCGGGATGCCTTTGGTTTCAAAGGGACACCGTTCAGGTTGCTGTTCCGCGGCAGGGAGAGAAAGACGGCTGACGGAAGGGAAAGAAAACTCTCTAAACAGTGA
- the era gene encoding GTPase Era codes for MSDSTYKAGFVSIIGRPNVGKSTLLNRILGEKIVAVSDKPQTTRNVIRGILSDETSQIVFVDTPGIHTARTRINRAMVDAAMTVVTGIDLMLLVVDATQKIEETFIKDICSKAGAPIYLVLNKIDQVTPKEKLFTVIEGYTRLYDFPEIIPISAQSGSNIERLVDLVREHLPEGEALFPDDILTDLPEKFIVAELIREKVFRLTNREVPYGTAVVVEAFAERENGLVAINATIMVERDSHKGIIIGKKGVMLKKIGEQARRDIERLLGTKVYLELFVQVQERWTERTAMLRELGYE; via the coding sequence ATGAGTGATTCAACGTACAAAGCAGGATTCGTCTCCATCATCGGTCGTCCCAATGTCGGCAAGTCCACCCTGTTGAACCGGATTCTGGGTGAGAAGATTGTGGCGGTGTCGGACAAACCCCAGACCACCCGTAATGTGATCCGTGGCATCCTGTCCGATGAGACCAGCCAGATCGTGTTTGTGGATACCCCGGGTATCCATACTGCCCGTACCCGGATTAATCGGGCCATGGTGGATGCTGCCATGACCGTGGTAACCGGGATTGACCTGATGCTGCTGGTGGTGGATGCCACTCAGAAGATTGAAGAAACATTCATCAAGGATATCTGTTCCAAGGCCGGAGCACCGATCTATCTGGTCCTGAACAAGATCGATCAGGTCACTCCTAAAGAAAAACTGTTCACCGTGATTGAAGGCTATACCCGTCTCTATGATTTCCCGGAGATCATCCCGATCTCCGCCCAATCAGGCAGTAATATTGAGCGCCTGGTGGACCTGGTGCGGGAACATCTGCCGGAAGGTGAGGCGCTCTTCCCGGATGATATCCTGACCGACCTGCCTGAGAAGTTTATTGTTGCAGAGCTGATCCGTGAAAAGGTCTTCCGTCTGACCAACCGCGAAGTGCCCTATGGCACTGCTGTGGTGGTGGAAGCGTTTGCCGAGCGGGAAAACGGTCTGGTGGCAATCAATGCCACCATCATGGTGGAACGGGATTCCCACAAGGGGATCATCATTGGCAAAAAAGGGGTCATGCTCAAAAAAATCGGTGAGCAGGCCCGCCGTGATATCGAACGCCTGCTGGGGACCAAGGTCTATCTGGAGTTGTTTGTGCAGGTGCAGGAACGCTGGACCGAGCGGACCGCCATGCTGAGAGAGTTAGGATACGAGTAA
- a CDS encoding type II toxin-antitoxin system VapC family toxin, giving the protein MVSVDTNLVVRLLVNDDPAQTNKVAALFTAEKIFIAKTVVLETEWILRGVYNLDRNTTNSALRKLLSLEQVIVEDESILFDALDNHLQGVDFADALHLSSSHRAATFATFDAKFKSTAKKLSLKPTVITP; this is encoded by the coding sequence ATGGTCTCGGTAGATACCAATCTTGTTGTCAGGCTACTGGTCAATGACGACCCGGCGCAAACGAATAAGGTTGCAGCACTGTTCACGGCTGAAAAAATATTCATCGCCAAAACAGTTGTTCTTGAAACGGAATGGATTTTGCGAGGGGTCTATAACCTTGACCGTAACACAACAAATAGCGCACTACGAAAACTATTATCCCTGGAACAGGTCATTGTGGAGGATGAAAGCATACTTTTTGATGCGCTGGACAACCATCTGCAAGGGGTGGATTTTGCAGATGCCCTCCACCTGTCTTCAAGTCATCGGGCAGCAACATTTGCCACCTTTGATGCAAAATTCAAATCAACTGCTAAAAAGCTGTCTTTGAAACCAACCGTCATTACTCCCTAG
- a CDS encoding AbrB/MazE/SpoVT family DNA-binding domain-containing protein, producing METTLSSKGQIVIPLQIRNLHGWRPGASFTIIDNEDSLILQPVQTKTTTKLEDVIGCAGYQGKKKSQAEMDAGILEEAKRRVAEWSR from the coding sequence ATGGAGACAACTCTGTCCAGCAAAGGACAAATCGTTATTCCTCTGCAAATAAGAAATCTGCATGGCTGGCGGCCGGGGGCCTCCTTTACCATTATTGACAACGAAGACTCCTTGATTCTTCAACCGGTCCAGACAAAAACAACAACCAAACTGGAAGATGTAATTGGATGCGCCGGATATCAGGGAAAAAAGAAAAGCCAGGCAGAGATGGACGCAGGAATACTTGAGGAAGCCAAAAGACGGGTGGCTGAATGGTCTCGGTAG
- a CDS encoding response regulator, with translation MQSGLHGKLEELGLDEILQIVGVSRRTGILTLKSRGREAVLQFRDGLLVRVTSTGFQQSLGELLIRNGAATPEMVQQALAIQQQEQFRERIGTILHHRFHVDLQLIEQTVREQISNVLMTLFAWTEGSFDCAARDVETVDAAYLDPVQLILELGKSSPDQLVAEAVRVQQQLGADEGQPVEEILEPPVLEPEASLPAMVIVDDDSSMAEALADELQRWFDVAVFSRSEEALVKVDALFRSGSCPFVLVDLIMPKMDGSGVLGGLELIQLLHRNFAGIRLAAVSDFHHAEAASELAGLGCPFLIKPRRGDTKGEQFASLLGNLKDILHLQG, from the coding sequence ATGCAGAGCGGACTGCATGGAAAGCTGGAAGAACTGGGACTTGACGAAATCCTGCAGATTGTGGGGGTCAGTCGTCGCACCGGCATTCTGACCCTGAAAAGCAGAGGGCGTGAGGCGGTGCTGCAGTTTCGAGACGGCCTGTTGGTCAGAGTCACCTCCACCGGCTTTCAGCAAAGCCTTGGAGAACTGCTGATCCGTAATGGTGCTGCCACACCCGAGATGGTGCAGCAGGCCCTGGCTATCCAGCAGCAGGAGCAGTTCCGTGAACGGATCGGCACGATCCTTCACCATCGTTTTCATGTTGATCTGCAGCTGATTGAACAGACTGTGCGGGAACAGATCAGCAATGTACTGATGACCCTGTTTGCCTGGACTGAGGGGAGTTTTGACTGTGCTGCCCGAGATGTTGAAACCGTGGATGCCGCCTATCTTGACCCGGTACAACTGATTCTGGAACTGGGAAAGAGTTCTCCTGATCAACTGGTTGCCGAAGCCGTGCGTGTTCAACAACAGCTTGGGGCTGATGAAGGCCAGCCGGTTGAAGAAATTCTGGAACCCCCTGTGTTGGAACCTGAAGCATCGCTGCCTGCCATGGTGATTGTTGATGATGACAGCAGCATGGCAGAGGCGCTGGCTGATGAACTGCAGCGTTGGTTTGACGTGGCTGTATTCAGCAGAAGCGAAGAGGCCTTGGTAAAGGTTGATGCCCTGTTCCGTTCAGGTTCCTGCCCGTTTGTGCTGGTTGATCTGATCATGCCAAAGATGGATGGTAGCGGTGTGCTGGGGGGACTGGAGCTGATCCAGCTCTTACATCGCAATTTTGCCGGCATCAGGCTTGCTGCTGTTTCCGATTTTCATCATGCCGAGGCTGCCTCCGAGCTTGCCGGTCTGGGCTGTCCCTTTCTGATCAAACCACGCCGCGGTGATACCAAGGGAGAACAGTTTGCTTCTCTTCTGGGCAACCTCAAAGATATTTTGCACTTGCAGGGCTAG
- a CDS encoding methylenetetrahydrofolate reductase: MKIADKLATGCRFVSVEYFPPKERQDWPAFFKVVERLASLNPLFASVTYGAGGSNQDATLEIVTQMQQQLGLETMAHLTCVGAQAGRLNRFLDDLSKVGIQNILALRGDPPLETPVEQLTESPFHFASDLVSFVSQSHPQMGVAVAAYPETHPEAISPESDLGYLKLKMDLGGDFAVTQLFFDNQLYFDFVKRARERGITKLIIPGILPVLNLKMIERIKQLSGAFIPPDFMAALEAADQRGGAAEVRKVGVAHARKQAEELLASGVQGVHLYTFNKAEAILELTEGLLP; this comes from the coding sequence ATGAAGATAGCTGACAAACTTGCAACCGGTTGCCGTTTTGTCTCGGTAGAATACTTTCCCCCCAAGGAACGCCAGGACTGGCCTGCCTTTTTCAAGGTGGTGGAGCGTCTGGCCAGCCTGAACCCGCTGTTTGCCTCGGTCACCTATGGCGCAGGCGGCAGCAATCAGGATGCAACCCTTGAGATTGTGACCCAGATGCAACAGCAGTTGGGGCTGGAGACCATGGCCCACCTGACCTGCGTGGGCGCCCAGGCAGGCCGTTTGAACCGTTTTCTTGATGACCTGTCAAAAGTTGGCATCCAGAACATCCTGGCCCTGCGGGGTGACCCTCCCCTGGAAACACCGGTAGAGCAACTGACAGAGTCACCTTTTCATTTTGCCTCTGATCTGGTCTCCTTTGTGAGCCAGTCCCATCCGCAGATGGGAGTTGCAGTAGCAGCCTACCCGGAAACCCACCCTGAGGCGATCTCACCAGAATCAGATCTGGGCTACCTGAAGCTGAAGATGGATCTGGGGGGGGACTTCGCCGTAACCCAGCTCTTTTTCGACAACCAACTCTACTTTGATTTTGTAAAACGTGCCCGTGAGCGGGGCATCACCAAGCTGATCATCCCCGGTATCCTGCCGGTACTGAATCTGAAAATGATCGAGCGGATCAAGCAGCTTTCCGGAGCCTTTATCCCGCCTGACTTTATGGCTGCTTTGGAAGCAGCTGACCAACGCGGCGGCGCAGCCGAAGTACGCAAGGTAGGGGTAGCTCATGCCCGCAAACAGGCTGAAGAGCTGCTGGCTAGCGGTGTGCAGGGGGTACACCTCTACACCTTTAACAAGGCCGAAGCCATACTTGAACTGACTGAAGGACTCTTGCCGTAA